From Microcaecilia unicolor chromosome 11, aMicUni1.1, whole genome shotgun sequence, the proteins below share one genomic window:
- the VMAC gene encoding vimentin-type intermediate filament-associated coiled-coil protein, with protein sequence MSVLTPLQIKEANAHLEALHRHVEELEVRLDAAETTVREQAESLIRKDEQLHIAVREITGSKDREIAELKDKLSKSEETIQKLLTLIKEKDDLVSQLKHRSQLLSKICRRRPLLDTLLSDMAEGEQLTALPGTEPNSSFPAHEGFMQETNGLAHPVYNQHEFSLSEDEMDDPELEKSLFGTTV encoded by the exons ATGTCTGTGCTAACACCACTGCAGATTAAGGAGGCAAACGCTCATCTGGAGGCACTCCATCGACACGTGGAAGAACTGGAGGTGCGTCTAGATGCTGCGGAGACTACAGTTAGAGAGCAGGCAGAGAGCCTAATCCGAAAAGATGAACAACTTCATATAGCAGTGCGAGAGATCACGGGGAGCAAGGACAG AGAAATCGCTGAGTTGAAGGACAAGCTCTCCAAGTCCGAAGAGACAATCCAGAAGTTGTTGACTCTGATTAAAGAAAAAGATGACCTGGTTTCACAGCTGAAACATCGAAGTCAGCTCCTCAGCAAAATCTGCCGTCGTCGTCCCCTACTGGACACTCTACTATCAGACATGGCAGAAGGGGAGCAGCTCACAGCACTTCCAGGGACTGAACCCAACTCGTCTTTCCCGGCTCATGAGGGATTTATGCAGGAGACAAATGgcctggcccatccagtctacaacCAGCATGAATTCTCTCTCAGTGAAGATGAGATGGATGACCCTGAGCTGGAAAAGTCCCTCTTCGGCACCACTGTATGA